One window of Flavobacteriales bacterium genomic DNA carries:
- the rfbC gene encoding dTDP-4-dehydrorhamnose 3,5-epimerase — protein MEVFKTRMDGLLRLRPRVFTDERGHFMEPFNSATFAQATGITDQFLQDNESRSTAGVLRGLHVQTAPHAQAKLVRVVKGAVLDVCVDLRPGSPTFGEHFSIRLDHVDHDMLYIPAGMAHGFLALEDDTIFAYKCSAYYAPAAERTILWNDPDLGIHWGVEKPLISAKDLAGSSFASRAWEN, from the coding sequence ATCGAAGTCTTCAAAACCCGGATGGACGGACTATTGCGATTACGCCCGCGGGTATTCACTGACGAACGGGGCCATTTCATGGAACCGTTCAATTCGGCCACTTTCGCGCAAGCCACGGGCATCACCGACCAGTTCCTACAGGACAATGAAAGCCGATCCACGGCAGGTGTGCTGCGCGGCCTCCATGTTCAAACCGCCCCGCATGCCCAGGCCAAGCTGGTCCGGGTGGTCAAAGGTGCCGTGCTTGACGTTTGTGTGGACCTGCGCCCGGGCAGTCCCACCTTTGGTGAGCACTTCAGCATCCGCTTGGACCATGTGGACCATGACATGCTGTACATCCCCGCAGGCATGGCGCATGGTTTTCTGGCCTTGGAGGACGACACCATCTTCGCCTACAAGTGTTCCGCGTATTACGCCCCGGCAGCGGAACGCACCATCCTCTGGAACGATCCGGACCTGGGCATCCATTGGGGCGTCGAGAAGCCATTGATCAGTGCGAAAGACCTCGCTGGTTCCTCTTTCGCATCGCGAGCTTGGGAGAATTAG
- a CDS encoding polysaccharide biosynthesis tyrosine autokinase translates to MLNDDVSNNAAQLDSYRERITNFSNEFDLGLFIYIVRRSLIWIGMCLLLAFSAAYLYLRYTAPTYASSVLLQLGQSNNAQMVLKVNDLMENNTLQADVQLLRSKFFVAKAVALLPLEVRYFFRGQILTEEYYRQSFYNVDHLKVIDAEVWGRPISVMPLDDGNLQLTYTIGVTPYTVPVTVGKEFSTPHFNGRIVTDAGRKWPAGIERGTLYFTINDPMSLTSVFASRINVTINDPSAKTINIGYSDHNALLARDICQAMADAYITYDLERKSESAENILRFIESQKDTVFEELRASELKLEFFKRDNRVADMDQLTPLLLQRSDEYEDEMLKLRMEDNLLKEIEHAAKQDEGHLNVYELTPMLIGTDFASSLEAAITRLGKMLEERATMAFEVTLENASLMALDRQIAMQQGLIMESVATMRSRIASRMDDYSAKLSEYELRFSQMPEQELAYARINRLFNINEKFYTQLLEKDIEYRISKAGFVPENHVLESAVLPTTPISPNRSIVMLSYILTGLIIGVLIVLVRYILHNNITSLNDIAKASNSSVGILGMVPKYKKEIPVSQLLVDKNPKSLIAESFRSVRTNLQFVDNSPGPKLIAVTSTISGEGKTFVAINLGGIISFSEKRVVILDLDMRKPKIHLGFGVENIRGMSTLLIGKDEIQSCLQHSDLPGLDFITAGPIPPNPSELIISANMTRILESLKKEYDVVLIDTPPVGLVTDGISIIQSADIPIYIFRADYSKKSFVQNVDRLMNENHITRLSAVLNGVDVDRNKYGYAYGYGYGYGYGYGYGYGYGYYEDRAKTKMPSNWFSKLFNRI, encoded by the coding sequence ATGCTGAACGATGATGTGAGCAACAATGCGGCCCAGCTGGACAGCTACCGCGAGCGCATCACCAACTTCAGCAACGAGTTCGACCTCGGCCTCTTCATCTATATCGTCAGGCGGTCCCTCATCTGGATCGGCATGTGCCTGCTCTTGGCTTTCAGCGCAGCATATCTCTATCTGCGTTATACGGCGCCCACTTATGCCAGCAGCGTCCTACTCCAGTTGGGGCAAAGCAATAATGCGCAAATGGTGCTGAAGGTGAACGACCTGATGGAGAACAATACGCTGCAGGCGGATGTTCAGCTGCTCCGTTCGAAGTTCTTTGTCGCCAAGGCCGTGGCACTTCTTCCATTGGAAGTACGCTATTTCTTCCGGGGCCAGATCCTGACCGAGGAATACTATAGGCAATCCTTTTACAACGTGGACCACCTGAAGGTGATCGACGCGGAGGTGTGGGGCAGGCCGATCAGTGTGATGCCGCTCGATGACGGGAACCTGCAGCTCACCTATACGATCGGCGTGACGCCCTACACTGTCCCGGTGACCGTGGGCAAGGAATTCAGCACCCCTCATTTCAATGGCAGGATCGTGACCGATGCTGGTCGCAAATGGCCCGCAGGTATCGAACGCGGCACACTCTATTTCACAATTAATGACCCTATGTCGCTGACGAGCGTTTTCGCCAGCCGGATCAACGTGACGATCAACGACCCGAGTGCCAAGACCATCAACATCGGGTATAGCGACCATAACGCGTTACTTGCCCGGGATATCTGCCAGGCCATGGCGGACGCATACATCACCTATGACCTGGAACGGAAGTCCGAAAGTGCTGAGAACATACTCCGGTTCATTGAAAGCCAGAAGGACACGGTGTTCGAGGAATTGAGGGCCAGCGAATTGAAACTGGAGTTTTTCAAGCGGGACAACCGGGTGGCCGACATGGACCAGCTCACCCCCCTCCTTCTCCAGCGTTCGGACGAATATGAGGACGAGATGCTGAAGCTCCGCATGGAGGACAACCTACTGAAGGAGATCGAGCATGCGGCGAAACAGGACGAGGGGCACCTGAACGTTTACGAGCTGACGCCCATGCTGATCGGCACCGACTTCGCCTCCTCCTTGGAGGCTGCCATCACCCGGCTGGGCAAGATGCTCGAGGAAAGAGCAACGATGGCCTTCGAGGTCACTTTGGAAAATGCGAGCCTTATGGCGTTGGACAGGCAGATCGCAATGCAACAGGGCCTGATCATGGAAAGTGTCGCGACCATGCGTTCCCGTATTGCCTCACGCATGGATGACTATTCCGCGAAACTGAGCGAATACGAGCTTCGTTTCTCCCAAATGCCCGAACAGGAGCTGGCCTATGCCCGGATCAACCGCCTGTTCAACATCAACGAGAAGTTTTACACCCAGCTTTTGGAGAAGGACATCGAATACCGGATCAGCAAAGCCGGCTTCGTACCCGAGAACCACGTGCTGGAATCGGCGGTGTTGCCGACGACACCGATCTCCCCGAACCGGAGCATAGTGATGCTCTCATATATCCTCACGGGCCTTATCATAGGGGTGTTGATCGTGTTGGTGCGCTATATCCTGCATAACAACATCACCTCGTTGAACGACATCGCCAAGGCGAGCAATTCCTCGGTGGGGATCCTGGGCATGGTGCCCAAATACAAGAAGGAGATCCCCGTAAGCCAACTGCTGGTGGACAAGAACCCGAAGTCGTTGATCGCCGAAAGCTTCCGCAGCGTCCGTACCAACCTCCAGTTCGTGGATAATTCCCCCGGACCAAAATTGATCGCGGTGACCAGCACCATCTCCGGCGAGGGCAAGACGTTCGTGGCGATCAACCTGGGCGGGATCATCAGCTTCAGCGAAAAGCGCGTGGTAATACTTGACCTGGACATGCGGAAACCGAAGATCCACTTGGGTTTCGGGGTGGAGAACATCCGGGGGATGAGCACGTTGCTCATCGGCAAGGACGAGATCCAGAGTTGCCTCCAGCACAGCGATCTGCCGGGGCTGGACTTCATCACTGCCGGGCCGATACCGCCCAATCCCAGTGAGCTGATCATCAGCGCGAACATGACCCGCATATTGGAGTCCCTGAAGAAGGAATACGATGTCGTGCTGATCGACACCCCGCCCGTGGGCTTGGTGACGGACGGTATTTCCATCATCCAAAGCGCCGATATCCCCATCTATATTTTCAGGGCGGACTATTCCAAGAAGTCCTTTGTCCAGAACGTGGACAGATTGATGAACGAGAACCACATTACACGGCTCAGTGCCGTGCTGAACGGAGTGGATGTGGACCGCAACAAATACGGCTATGCCTATGGCTACGGATACGGCTATGGTTATGGGTATGGGTATGGGTATGGCTACGGATACTATGAGGACCGCGCCAAAACAAAAATGCCCTCCAACTGGTTCTCCAAGCTATTCAACCGGATATGA
- a CDS encoding polysaccharide biosynthesis/export family protein, with translation MGRVSIVLALAALMLSGCVINRDIMFKTPHDFEFDTVSDTLDRQFKIQSDDILSFRMFSNDGFKMIDLVNENQGSMSSTNRIQFSYTVDPDGATRLPVIGAVHLSGLTVREAEMKLENLYTVYYQKPFVLLAVSNRRVVVFPGGGGDAKIVPLEKNNTTMLEVLASAGGLASRGDAHRVKLFRRDSDGGRKVFQFDLSDIDNLKYADMVMQADDVIYVQPNAEIARGLLQQITPLITLLTTTILVIGIAKSF, from the coding sequence ATGGGGAGGGTATCGATCGTGCTGGCCTTGGCTGCGCTCATGTTATCCGGTTGCGTGATCAACCGGGACATCATGTTCAAGACGCCGCACGACTTTGAGTTCGACACGGTGTCCGACACCTTGGACCGCCAGTTCAAGATCCAATCGGACGACATCCTCAGTTTCCGGATGTTCTCCAACGATGGATTCAAGATGATCGATCTGGTGAACGAAAATCAGGGGAGCATGAGCTCCACCAACCGCATCCAGTTCAGCTACACCGTGGACCCCGACGGTGCGACCAGGCTTCCGGTGATCGGGGCGGTGCATCTTTCGGGCTTGACGGTGCGCGAGGCGGAAATGAAGTTGGAAAATCTGTATACGGTGTATTATCAAAAGCCCTTTGTCCTGTTGGCCGTAAGCAACCGGCGTGTCGTGGTCTTTCCCGGCGGCGGCGGCGATGCAAAGATCGTCCCCTTGGAAAAGAACAACACCACGATGCTGGAGGTATTGGCCAGTGCCGGCGGTCTGGCCAGCAGAGGCGACGCGCACCGGGTCAAGCTCTTCCGCAGGGACAGCGACGGGGGCCGGAAGGTGTTCCAGTTCGACCTTTCCGATATCGACAACCTGAAGTATGCGGACATGGTGATGCAGGCGGACGATGTGATCTACGTGCAACCGAACGCCGAGATCGCAAGAGGACTTCTCCAGCAGATCACTCCGTTGATCACCCTGCTGACCACAACGATCCTGGTGATCGGCATAGCAAAGTCGTTTTAA
- a CDS encoding glycosyltransferase, with the protein MPRILHINNRFNLGGPTHNLAYLARYMPAGFETLLVGGPPEGTEESSAHILSELGVEAMILPEMCRAISPSRDLSAYRRIKQVIKEFKPDIVHTHAAKAGAVGRMAASELGVKGIVHTFHGHVFHSYFGPVRTSVFKNVERYLAGRSSQIIAISDRQKTELVEEHRICRADKVTVIPLGLDLSKFREDQDLKRALFRRVYGVADDEVAIGIVGRLVPVKNHALFLKGMKHVRDRTGKKVRAFVVGDGEERESIQRAAAELGLSMAHARSFNGGGFGHGVNGKPIVDRADITFTSWVREIDIVHAGVDAVALTSFNEGTPVSLIEAQAASRAVVSTRVGGIENVVNDGVTGLLSANNDARSFGENLLRLVDDAPLRARLSSAGWAHVGERYHYSRLISDTAELYQRLIA; encoded by the coding sequence ATGCCCCGCATCCTACACATCAATAACCGCTTCAACTTGGGGGGGCCCACCCACAATCTGGCCTATCTGGCGCGGTATATGCCCGCTGGTTTTGAGACTTTGCTGGTGGGCGGCCCCCCGGAGGGCACGGAGGAGAGCAGTGCCCACATCCTCTCCGAACTGGGGGTGGAGGCCATGATACTGCCGGAAATGTGCCGGGCCATTTCCCCCTCCCGGGACCTGAGCGCCTATCGCCGCATCAAGCAAGTGATCAAGGAATTCAAGCCGGACATCGTGCATACCCATGCCGCGAAGGCGGGCGCAGTAGGCCGGATGGCGGCGAGCGAGCTCGGGGTGAAGGGGATCGTCCACACCTTTCATGGGCACGTCTTCCACAGCTATTTCGGGCCGGTGCGCACTTCGGTGTTCAAGAACGTGGAGCGTTATCTGGCCGGACGTTCCTCGCAGATCATCGCGATCAGCGATCGGCAGAAGACCGAACTGGTGGAAGAGCACCGGATCTGCCGCGCCGACAAGGTGACCGTGATCCCGTTAGGGCTCGACCTGAGCAAGTTCCGTGAGGACCAGGACCTGAAACGGGCCTTGTTCCGCCGTGTTTATGGCGTGGCTGACGACGAGGTGGCCATCGGCATCGTTGGGCGGTTGGTCCCGGTGAAGAACCACGCACTTTTCCTGAAGGGGATGAAACACGTAAGGGACCGGACCGGAAAGAAGGTAAGGGCTTTTGTGGTGGGCGATGGCGAAGAACGGGAGAGCATCCAGCGTGCCGCGGCGGAACTTGGCCTCAGCATGGCGCATGCCCGCAGCTTCAACGGCGGCGGGTTCGGCCATGGCGTGAACGGGAAGCCCATCGTGGACCGTGCCGACATCACTTTCACCAGCTGGGTGCGGGAGATCGATATCGTACATGCCGGCGTTGACGCCGTGGCTTTGACGAGCTTCAACGAGGGAACCCCTGTGAGCCTGATCGAGGCACAGGCCGCCAGCCGCGCCGTGGTCAGCACCCGCGTTGGGGGTATCGAGAACGTGGTAAATGACGGCGTGACCGGCCTGCTCAGCGCCAACAACGACGCACGGTCCTTCGGGGAAAACCTGCTGCGCCTGGTGGATGATGCCCCCTTGCGCGCCCGTTTGTCCTCCGCCGGATGGGCACATGTGGGCGAGCGCTACCACTATTCACGCCTCATCAGCGACACGGCCGAGCTCTATCAACGGCTGATCGCCTGA
- a CDS encoding class I SAM-dependent methyltransferase: MKTLAFNALEDQGRVMRFFDRLAPDYGERYGGKDRFHDHFFQERLTKAILGLDLSDRDVLDIGSGTGDLYAKLITRFPDMRFIATDVSAGMLAKSKVPASQRLLGHAYDHAMGDRRFHAIFMLGVSTYMDRQELEKNLAFAARHLAPGGTFTATFTNKHALDSWTRALARWPLRLFSRGDHVLTSDLRIHRYSFRETRSIVERHFTIKGWDLLNHTIFPANHLLPDASIRLARGLSDRKGTAAWLRFLSSDLMVHAESRYSPPETLGTEGNQAHPERLSKAAPGPNE, encoded by the coding sequence ATGAAAACCTTGGCATTCAACGCTCTTGAAGATCAAGGACGGGTAATGCGTTTTTTCGACCGCCTGGCCCCGGATTACGGGGAGCGGTACGGAGGGAAGGACCGCTTTCACGACCACTTTTTCCAGGAACGCTTGACAAAGGCCATCCTCGGTCTGGACCTTTCGGACCGGGATGTGCTGGACATCGGGAGCGGGACCGGGGACCTGTACGCGAAGCTTATCACCCGGTTCCCGGACATGCGTTTCATCGCGACGGACGTGAGTGCAGGGATGCTGGCCAAAAGCAAAGTACCCGCTTCCCAACGCCTTCTCGGCCATGCCTACGACCACGCCATGGGCGACCGCCGTTTCCATGCCATCTTCATGCTTGGCGTGTCCACCTATATGGACCGGCAGGAATTGGAAAAGAACCTGGCTTTCGCCGCCCGGCACCTGGCCCCTGGCGGGACCTTCACGGCCACCTTTACCAACAAGCATGCGCTGGACTCCTGGACCAGGGCGCTGGCCCGTTGGCCTCTGCGGCTTTTCAGCCGAGGCGACCATGTCCTCACCAGCGACCTGCGCATCCACCGCTACAGCTTCCGCGAAACCCGATCGATCGTGGAACGCCACTTCACCATCAAGGGCTGGGACCTTTTGAACCACACAATATTCCCGGCAAACCACCTGCTACCGGACGCTTCCATCCGTTTGGCCCGTGGCCTTTCCGACCGGAAAGGCACTGCCGCATGGCTCCGGTTCCTCAGTTCAGACCTGATGGTCCATGCCGAAAGCCGATATTCGCCACCCGAAACTTTGGGAACGGAAGGCAACCAAGCGCATCCTGAACGTCTATCAAAAGCAGCCCCCGGCCCGAACGAATAA
- the lpdA gene encoding dihydrolipoyl dehydrogenase — MTYDVIVLGSGPGGYVAAIRASQLGLKTAIVEKEALGGICLNWGCIPTKALLKSANVFEYINHAKDYGITVGAPTADFKGIVQRSRDVAKGMSNGVQFLMKKNKIDVVMGTGVLKPGKKIEVTGADGKKQTLEGKHVIIATGARSRELPALKQDGKKVIGYREAMSLPAQPKSMVVVGSGAIGSEFAYFYNALGTKVTLVEFMPNVVPVEDEDVSKQLEKSFKKQGIEVMTSSEVTKVDSSGKGCKVTVKTPKGDQTIECDIVLSAVGIACNIEGIGLEEVGIVTDKGKIKVDGFSATNIPGYYAIGDVTPGQALAHVASAEGIICVEKIAGKNPEPLDYNNIPGCTYCSPEIASVGYTEKAAKEKGYELKIGKFPFTASGKASAAGAKDGFVKLIFDAKYGELLGAHMIGMNVTEMIAECVAMRKLETTGHEIIKTVHPHPTMSEAIMEAAAAAYGEVIHL, encoded by the coding sequence ATGACCTATGATGTGATCGTTCTCGGCAGCGGCCCCGGCGGCTATGTAGCCGCCATCCGCGCCAGTCAGTTGGGCCTGAAAACGGCCATCGTTGAGAAGGAGGCCCTAGGCGGCATCTGTCTCAACTGGGGCTGCATCCCGACCAAGGCCCTCCTCAAGAGCGCCAACGTGTTCGAGTACATCAACCACGCGAAGGACTACGGCATCACCGTGGGGGCGCCGACGGCCGACTTCAAAGGGATCGTGCAGCGCAGCCGTGACGTGGCCAAGGGCATGAGCAACGGCGTGCAGTTCCTGATGAAGAAGAACAAGATCGACGTGGTGATGGGCACCGGCGTGCTGAAGCCGGGGAAGAAGATCGAGGTGACCGGTGCTGACGGCAAGAAGCAGACCCTGGAGGGCAAGCACGTCATCATTGCCACTGGCGCCCGCAGCCGCGAACTGCCCGCCCTGAAGCAGGACGGCAAGAAGGTGATCGGCTACCGCGAGGCCATGTCCCTGCCCGCACAGCCAAAGAGCATGGTGGTGGTGGGCAGCGGGGCCATCGGCAGTGAGTTCGCCTATTTCTACAACGCCTTAGGCACGAAGGTCACTCTGGTGGAATTCATGCCGAACGTGGTGCCCGTGGAAGATGAAGACGTCAGCAAGCAGCTTGAGAAGAGCTTCAAGAAACAGGGCATCGAGGTGATGACCTCCAGCGAAGTGACCAAAGTGGACAGCAGCGGCAAGGGTTGCAAGGTGACCGTAAAGACCCCGAAAGGTGACCAGACCATCGAGTGCGACATCGTGCTGAGCGCGGTGGGCATCGCCTGCAACATCGAAGGCATCGGCTTGGAGGAAGTGGGCATCGTGACGGACAAGGGAAAGATCAAAGTGGACGGCTTTAGCGCCACGAACATCCCCGGCTACTACGCCATCGGGGACGTCACCCCCGGACAGGCGCTCGCGCACGTAGCCAGTGCCGAGGGCATCATCTGCGTGGAGAAGATCGCCGGGAAGAACCCGGAGCCATTGGACTACAACAACATCCCGGGCTGCACGTACTGCTCGCCGGAGATCGCCAGCGTGGGCTACACCGAGAAAGCCGCCAAGGAAAAGGGCTACGAGCTGAAGATCGGCAAGTTCCCCTTCACTGCATCGGGCAAGGCCAGCGCCGCCGGGGCGAAGGACGGTTTCGTGAAACTGATCTTCGACGCCAAGTACGGCGAACTGCTGGGCGCGCACATGATCGGCATGAACGTGACGGAGATGATCGCCGAGTGCGTGGCCATGCGCAAGTTGGAGACCACTGGGCACGAGATCATCAAGACGGTACACCCCCACCCTACCATGAGCGAGGCCATCATGGAGGCTGCGGCCGCGGCATACGGCGAAGTGATCCACCTATAG
- a CDS encoding RidA family protein yields MKKPIIPEGAAKPLAPYSPAVEMNGMVFLSGQIALIGSTGKLQMASIAEETKQVMENISILLKASGLSFEHLVKCTIFLSSMDHYGAVNEVYGKYFGDVPPAREAVAVKGLPAGVNVEISGIAMR; encoded by the coding sequence ATGAAAAAGCCCATTATCCCTGAAGGTGCCGCGAAGCCGTTGGCGCCATACTCCCCCGCAGTAGAGATGAACGGCATGGTGTTCCTCAGTGGCCAGATCGCGTTGATCGGCAGCACCGGCAAGCTTCAGATGGCCTCGATTGCCGAGGAGACCAAGCAGGTGATGGAGAACATCTCGATCCTGCTGAAGGCGTCCGGACTGAGCTTCGAGCACTTGGTGAAATGCACGATCTTCCTCAGCAGCATGGACCACTATGGGGCCGTGAACGAGGTGTACGGCAAGTACTTCGGTGATGTGCCCCCGGCACGCGAGGCGGTCGCGGTAAAGGGATTGCCTGCCGGAGTGAACGTGGAGATCAGCGGGATCGCGATGCGATGA
- the surE gene encoding 5'/3'-nucleotidase SurE — protein sequence MEKTDRPLILVTNDDGIFAPGIKTLAEEMKAFGEVLVVAPDKPQSAMGHAITIHNFLRLREVEFMEGVRAFSCTGTPVDCVKLAVYHIIKGRPALLVSGINHGSNLSINVLYSGTMSAAVEGALEGIPSVGFSLMDHSIEASFEHTRPVVRSVTANVLANGLGKGCCLNVNIPANSEGPIKGIRVCRQAIGHWEDAVDTRKDPAGHEYHWLKGKFTANDHGEDTDVWATGHGYASLVPVQFDMTAHHEVGNINMWDHAL from the coding sequence ATGGAAAAGACCGATCGCCCTTTGATCCTCGTCACTAACGACGACGGCATTTTCGCACCCGGGATCAAGACGCTTGCGGAGGAGATGAAAGCCTTCGGGGAAGTGCTGGTAGTGGCGCCGGACAAGCCGCAGAGCGCCATGGGGCATGCCATCACCATCCACAACTTCCTAAGGCTCCGTGAAGTGGAGTTCATGGAAGGGGTGCGTGCGTTCAGTTGTACCGGCACACCGGTGGATTGCGTGAAGCTCGCGGTCTACCACATCATCAAGGGCCGTCCGGCGTTGTTGGTCAGCGGGATCAACCACGGCAGCAACCTCAGTATCAATGTGCTTTATAGCGGCACCATGAGCGCGGCCGTGGAAGGGGCGCTGGAAGGCATCCCCAGCGTGGGCTTCTCCCTGATGGACCACAGCATCGAGGCTTCATTTGAGCATACGCGGCCGGTGGTGCGTTCGGTAACGGCCAACGTGCTGGCGAACGGATTGGGCAAGGGCTGCTGCCTGAACGTGAACATTCCTGCGAATTCAGAAGGGCCGATCAAGGGCATCCGGGTGTGCAGGCAGGCGATCGGGCATTGGGAGGACGCCGTTGACACCCGGAAGGACCCTGCGGGCCATGAATACCATTGGCTCAAAGGCAAGTTCACGGCCAACGACCACGGAGAGGACACCGACGTCTGGGCCACCGGCCACGGCTATGCGAGCCTCGTGCCCGTGCAGTTCGACATGACGGCCCATCACGAAGTGGGCAATATCAACATGTGGGACCATGCGCTTTGA
- the lpxB gene encoding lipid-A-disaccharide synthase yields the protein MGKRLYVIAGEASGDLHGGNLVRALFAQAGQEELKVRAWGGDHMQAAGAEVVKHYRDLAFMGFTQVLMNLRTILRNIKECKADILAFKPDAIILIDYPGFNLRIAEFAHAHGIQVIYYISPQVWAWKAGRVKAIKRNVDDMYVILPFEKQWYAEHGMEVEFVGHPLLDALPVHSEVRPEAADMKPVVALLPGSRTQEITRMLPVMLSTVKHFPEVAFKVAAAPSVPEALYRNIIGDASVELVSNGTYDLLKTAKAALVTSGTATLETALIGTPEAVCYGGGAVNVWLAKRFIKVPFISLVNLIMGREVVRELIQKDMAPKELRKELDQLLNDDAYRSRMLADLQELREKLGGPGASAHVADRVWKSLRARP from the coding sequence ATGGGGAAGAGACTTTATGTGATCGCGGGCGAGGCCAGTGGCGACCTCCACGGCGGCAACCTGGTGCGGGCGCTCTTCGCTCAGGCCGGGCAAGAGGAACTGAAGGTGCGTGCATGGGGCGGCGACCACATGCAGGCCGCCGGCGCCGAAGTGGTGAAGCACTACCGCGATCTGGCCTTCATGGGCTTCACGCAGGTGCTGATGAACCTGCGCACCATCCTTCGCAACATCAAGGAATGCAAGGCGGACATCCTCGCGTTCAAGCCCGATGCGATCATCCTTATCGACTATCCCGGCTTCAACCTGCGCATCGCCGAGTTCGCCCATGCCCACGGTATCCAAGTGATCTACTACATCAGTCCGCAGGTATGGGCGTGGAAGGCCGGCCGCGTGAAGGCCATCAAGCGGAACGTGGACGACATGTACGTGATCCTGCCCTTCGAGAAGCAGTGGTACGCCGAGCACGGCATGGAGGTGGAGTTCGTGGGCCATCCGCTGTTGGACGCGCTGCCCGTCCACTCGGAAGTACGGCCGGAAGCCGCGGATATGAAGCCTGTGGTAGCACTGCTTCCCGGCAGCCGCACCCAGGAGATCACGCGCATGTTGCCCGTGATGCTCAGCACGGTGAAGCATTTCCCGGAGGTGGCTTTCAAGGTCGCGGCCGCACCCTCCGTGCCGGAAGCATTGTACCGGAACATCATCGGCGATGCGTCGGTGGAACTCGTTTCCAATGGCACTTATGACTTGCTCAAAACGGCGAAGGCCGCTCTGGTCACTAGCGGTACCGCTACGTTGGAAACGGCGCTCATCGGCACGCCGGAAGCGGTCTGCTACGGTGGTGGTGCGGTGAACGTCTGGCTGGCCAAGCGCTTCATCAAAGTGCCTTTCATCTCCTTGGTGAACCTGATCATGGGCCGCGAAGTGGTGCGCGAGCTGATCCAAAAGGACATGGCGCCCAAAGAATTGCGCAAGGAACTGGACCAACTGCTCAACGATGACGCGTACCGGAGCAGAATGCTGGCGGACCTCCAGGAGCTTCGCGAAAAGCTCGGCGGGCCGGGCGCATCGGCACATGTGGCCGATCGGGTGTGGAAAAGTCTGCGCGCACGTCCGTAA
- a CDS encoding SpoIID/LytB domain-containing protein: MNRVSLGLATVLLSATAVAQQYADVSVGLLRDTPTASVMVMGDKGPLTIWADGKQVGELASSDGLMIRSSENGMHAKSLVLDITAKKSFTFRSPVGKGFRLRNMAPKSAERAYPGSLEVLKAGGRFLLVATVPIEEYVAGVVQAEAGKGHDIEYYKLQAVSCRTYALANKRRHLGEGFEVCDGTHCQVFQGRNQQDSITQAVALTRDLVVVDSDIHLIHATFHSNCGGETMNAEDVWSKSEPYLVSTMDTFCLQAPHASWEKSIPRTKWLSYLRRTYGVNTDDSNVVASVTDHIPECRELYLSNISPEVPLAQIRKEFGLRSAYFSVRPEGDMVVLEGRGFGHGVGLCQEGAMRMARDGFSYTDILHHYFANVHLVKLQNLDFFRDDGL, from the coding sequence ATGAACAGGGTCTCTCTCGGCTTGGCAACAGTGCTGCTCTCCGCTACGGCTGTGGCGCAACAATATGCCGATGTAAGTGTCGGGCTGCTCCGGGACACGCCCACCGCCTCTGTGATGGTGATGGGCGACAAGGGGCCGTTGACGATCTGGGCTGATGGCAAGCAAGTGGGTGAACTCGCTTCATCGGACGGCTTGATGATCCGTTCCAGCGAGAATGGCATGCACGCCAAGTCCTTGGTCCTGGACATCACGGCGAAAAAGAGCTTCACTTTTCGTTCACCTGTCGGGAAAGGCTTCCGACTACGGAACATGGCACCGAAGTCCGCTGAGCGCGCCTATCCCGGAAGTTTGGAAGTGCTGAAAGCAGGGGGGCGCTTCTTGCTGGTCGCCACGGTGCCCATAGAGGAATATGTGGCCGGCGTGGTGCAGGCCGAGGCGGGCAAGGGCCACGATATCGAATACTACAAACTGCAGGCGGTGAGCTGCCGCACCTATGCCTTGGCCAACAAGCGCAGGCACCTCGGGGAAGGGTTCGAGGTCTGCGACGGCACGCATTGCCAAGTCTTTCAAGGTAGGAACCAGCAGGACAGCATCACACAGGCCGTGGCGCTGACCCGCGATCTGGTGGTGGTGGATTCGGACATTCATCTGATCCACGCCACTTTCCACAGCAACTGCGGAGGGGAGACCATGAACGCTGAGGACGTCTGGAGCAAAAGCGAGCCCTATCTCGTCAGCACCATGGACACCTTTTGCCTACAAGCACCGCACGCCTCGTGGGAGAAGAGCATCCCCCGCACCAAATGGCTCAGCTACCTGCGGCGGACCTACGGCGTGAACACCGATGACAGCAACGTTGTGGCCAGCGTAACGGACCACATCCCCGAATGCCGCGAACTCTACCTCTCCAACATCAGCCCGGAGGTGCCGCTAGCCCAGATCCGCAAGGAGTTCGGCCTGCGATCGGCTTACTTCAGTGTGCGTCCCGAGGGGGACATGGTGGTGCTCGAAGGGCGGGGCTTCGGCCACGGTGTGGGGCTCTGTCAGGAAGGTGCCATGCGCATGGCCCGCGACGGCTTCAGTTATACGGACATCCTGCACCACTACTTCGCCAACGTCCACCTCGTGAAGCTCCAGAACCTGGACTTCTTCCGCGACGACGGACTTTGA